In Setaria italica strain Yugu1 chromosome IX, Setaria_italica_v2.0, whole genome shotgun sequence, the genomic stretch GGAACACAGGCTAACATAAGATAATGCCTCTTCAGCCTTCACCATGAGGTGTAGCTAGACAGATATAGAAAGGcagataaagaaaagaaaatacaacTTACTACTAATAGCTGTAAGATTGACCTCATGGCGTAAAAGCTCAAGTAAGCTTCGTGCTCGTGCCCCAGAGAATAAAATGTGAAAGTAATTAACCTGAATCCATATATATACCGCATGCAAACATCAGCTCAGAGAGGTCAGAAGAAGTGAATAACCAAGAACACATGTATCTTAGCATCTGACTAGCACAGCCCCAGCTCTCAAGCTAGAGCACTGGGCGTCTGTTCTCAAGCAACGGACATTGGCAGTGGATTCGGCAAGGTTACTGTAACTATCCAATGGCAGACTTGCAGTCAAACTTTGAAGCTAGGTGTTGCTATCGGACATGATTAATAATGTGAGCGTGCGCAACAAATACAGTTAAccgcttcttctttttttaattttgtccgGGGCACTTTACTAGCTATTGACTCGTGCCATCCCATCACCCTCTGACAGTGGGCCTCTCTTGCAGATGGCTATCGCGAGGGGCTTCAACGGCGTCGGGCTGGCGATCGcggtgccggcgacggcgatTTACTCCCTAGTAGCCGACTACAGCGACGACGCCACGCGCGGCTCCGCGTTCGGGTGGGTGCAGGGCGCAAACCGTAGGCTACATCGCTGGGAGCTCCTTCAATTCGGCCCGCTGCTCGCGCGCACGAGCTTCCTTGGCGTCCCTGGCTGGCGGCTCGCGTTCTGCGCTGTCGCGCTCGTCAGCGTTGCCGTCGGCGCCTTTGTGTGGCTGTtcgccgccgacccccaacccggCGTTCTGAAGGCCACGGCCACGCTTGCCGACCTCGTCCGGGAAGCCAAGGACGTACGTGGTGAGGGTGCCGACGTTTCAACTCATCGTGGCGCAGGGCGTGGACGCCGTTCAACTTCTTCGCCAAGTGGCTGGAGCTCGTCAGATTCACGCACTTGCAGAAAAGCATGGTAAAGAAAAGCATCGATAATGAAAACACTGAATCTATATATTGGTCCACATCTGTGGGTGAGTACCGGACAAGTTGCTTAGCTTGCAATTAGCATGAACTTTGCACGACTCGTATTGGACCTGCCTGTCGAATCTGCAAGAGCTCCTCTTTATAAAGAAAACGCACAACTCCAAACTGGTTCTTACCATGAGTTGTGCAACCGCATCCAGACCAGTCATCCACAATATATATGGGACCATCTTTGAACATGATCCCTGCTGGCTTTCGATGTCGTCGCTTGCACAAACAGAATCCCAAACTTTCTTTCACTCCTTGAAGATTTTAGTCATGGTCCTCAAGAAGACCCTATTCGTAGAACAAATTTTTATATCTGCAGAAGTATTACAAAGCTGCATAATTTTGTCCATAGACGATGCTAATATAATTTAAAGCAAACATATTTGCCAACCGATTATTTTCTCTCACACAATTCATCGATATCACCCGAGCTCAGAGCAACTTGTATGGAAACATAATATCATTAGCTCATTTGCAGCATAATCTTGAATTCGTAATATTTTTTTCCTACGAAGATAATATATAAATGAGGTAACTAGGCCGAGAGGATCTTTAGATAGCGCTAGGTCAAGACCCCTCCGCGTGGGCTCCATTTACCgtatcttcttccttccccaTCCCCCTCTCATTCTAGCACGCCATCCTCCCGGTCCGCTGCACCTGCGCCGCCTCTGCTCGATCCGCCGCACCTGCTCCGCCTCTGCCCGATCCACCCCTACGGCCGACTTCCACCTTGCCACGTCACCTCTGACGCCGGCGAGGACCGTCATCCCCTACCCTTCCCCtttccctcccctctcccttctCCCATGCTTTACCCTCTCTCGGATGAGCTCCCTCGCCTCCACCTGCATCTTCCGACTCGGACGGTGCCACCGTCATTGGATCTGCCACCCTGGCGTCCGCTCCCACCCTAGTCCAACGTCAAATCCACCACCCCAACATCCACTCCCCCCTCCCGCTAGCACCGCCTAACCgccatcctccaccaccacgTACGGCGGGtggtgccaccgccgcctcacCGTCCCACCAACAACCAAGCACCACCATCAGTTTGGCAACCTCCCCCGGCCATCCTTTTAGATCTTGTAGGCGAAAATCCCCTCCCCAATCCCAAACCTCAAAATCCTATCCCATCCCCAAATCCTAACTTAAATTGGAACTCGCCAGAGTTGAATTCGTCaccagagaagaagaagaggtcgccggagaagaggaggaggtcgccggaGTTTGGTGAGTCGATATTGTTATTTTCTTGAATCGATTTGTTACTTcccattatttttttcttttctggcaTTTTTTTCCTCCCGACCATTTCCTCTCCTTCAAAATTGGGAGGAGATCTAGAGTCCTCTTATTTTAGATTTTCTGATATCTAAAAAGACTAAGGATCGCAATCATTAACTAGCTTTGTAGTCGGTGCGGTTTTTTAATCATCCTGTTCCCAGTTACCATTCAGGGAAAAGAAACCAACAGTTAACAAAGGGGTGAAATGGTACTTTTAGTTCGCTTAGTACCATTTCACCCCCTTTGAAACCTGCCACAAGCTGGAAAGGGCGACTCACAGTATGGTATATAGACACTGCACTTCAACACTTAAGCATCAAGCATGATCCCTTCTATACATACACTACTAAAAGAGACTTAACTAGCATGGGTTCGGTACCACAGGTTATACTACTTAGTAATCACAAAATCTCATGTGCATGTGTGGTTATATGGTAAGAAAAGATTTCATGGGAGGCCATGCAGCAGGCAAGCAAAACTATAGCATTGACATATTACTCAAGACCTCTGACGGCAACTATATAGATAGCAAATCAACCAAGCAAAAGCGATGTTGGCAATGCCTTTGGCTTAATGTGCCATGTGAGCCTGTTTAGATGCGATGGTGCCTCCCAATCCATGCCGGCTTTCCGTCGAGTGGATATTGGGAGATGGCAGACAGCAGGTTAGCGGAGGAGACGAGGAAAGGCAGCGCTTCCTTTCCCATGGCCGCTGAGGTTGGGGCAATCAACATGCACGAAACAAATGGCTGCTGCGGCATCAGTGGCGAGTGCTTGTGCTTCCTTGCTCGTTCCTGCTGCTACTAGTGTGCGGCTTTTGCTTAGGATTTCAGCCAGCGCGTTTGACGAGGGGCGGGAGAGCTCAACGGAGTGAAGTAGCGAACGCAAACTTCTTTAGATGAttcggcagtgctcctgccTTATGTTAAAAAAGAAGCAGCAGTGAACACAAAGACGCTAGTATTACGTAAAAGAGCTTTATTATATATGCAGAATATGTATATAATTCTAGTATGTCTCAACCTAACGCAACTGGGAGAGTACGGTACCTGACTATAGTTCAACCATGAAACACGGACGGGAATAAAATATTTATGCTAAGTACACATGATTGGCTTAAATCTGCTGCGCTGAATTACGATGGTCAGAAACAATCGATATTTACAAGAAAAGCTAGGCGAAGGAGCTATTTTAACAAGGGACCGAATAATTTGAAGTACTTTAAACTGAACAAACTTCTATAAAGCAAGATTCCACATGCTgtcacataaattattccctttataAACCAATTACAGAGGAAAAAGATGAAATGAAAAATACGAGCAACCATTCATCAAACCCCTAAATTTGTTTCCAGTGCTCACTGATCAACCCTGCATCAAGACAAACATCTGTTTCAGATTTTGTACAACTCAAGGCCAAGCATATTTCGTGTTCATGCATCATGTAAAACAAAAAGAACAGGGGAAGCACAGTCATTGTGAAATCTCCCAGAAGGTGGCTCACAATAGGAAAGGGTAAAGGAATAACTACTAAAAAAGTCACCAAGAATGATAAACAGGATCTATGCAAACACTACAGTTAGAACAATGATGATACCATTAAGCAAACACAGTAAATATTTGCAAACACTACAGTTAAAACTTAAAACAAATAAGTGAAGCCTTTGGTAGCTTAACCAAGTTCATTCTAGTCAAAAAGAAACAGTAACATGAATAATGACAAAGTTGATGCCACTAGAAACTACCACTGCTAGGATGAATTAATAAGAATATTTATAGAAGGAATATATATCTTCTACAAAGATTCGGAAAGTGTGCTCACCTACTTACAAATTCAAGAAAGTTTCACATCTGTCCACTAAATCCGAAAATGTCGGGGTTCACTATATCTCTGCTGCTTCCAATGCTGTGGCTCAAGTTGTTAGTTGGAGACTCAACCTCATCCACTGCAAAGCGGCTTGGAATGCAATTACCTTTCCCGACAAACCCATGATTCCTCCCTCGTCCTTGATCAGGCAACTTCCCAAGGGCCACATTGGAACTCTGGAAGTTAGATGAACTGGAGCCAGGGTGGCCTTGCCCAAGGGTATTGCCATAACTATCAATATCCTGTGAAGGAGACCAGCTGCCGGTACCATCATTTGGACTCTGTAATAAACCATACTGTGGATTTTTGATCTGAGAAGAGAGCAAGCCAGAGTCCACACTGGTGCCGCCACCGATATAGCCATAACTACGACTCAGCGAGTCAGTGCTCTCAGTCTTTAGAACATCTGGTGTTCTTGAGCTAACTCCCATAGCATTCTGATTAACCATATACCGATTATTCCCACTTTGAAAATTACTAATTGCTGGTGAAGGCATTGCATTTGAGCTGCGGTTCATGAGACCAGGAAGATTTGCTCCATGGGTACTAATCAAAGGCTGACTTGTTGATGCTTGATTAACCATATCAATCCCACCCAGCAGACTGTTTGACGGTGAAGATGATGCAAGAAGAGGTTCATGTTTCATGGATGGAGGAATGGATGCAAGAAAACTTGGCGATTGAGAAGCTATAACCAAGGGATTTTGATTAGGTGAGATACCCTCACTAGCTGGGAATGCATTTAATGATTGAGAGGGCATAACTATGCCAGAAGGTTTGACATCAATATTGTGAAGGGTTCCAGGCAGCAACGTGTCTGGCTGTTGTTGCAATTCATGCAGTAGCAAATTACTATTTTGAGGATTGCTCACATTTCCCAATGCGCTAGGTGAATCTGCCATACCAAGTTTGTTATTGGGCCAGGCTGCAAAAGATGGAAATCCTCCACCTGCTGGGCTGCAGCATGCCCCATATGCGGTGCTCTGAGACTTGTATATGGGTTGACCAAATGCtatttctctctctccatgGGGCTTGTTTCCTTTGATTGCAGCAAGTCGTAAAGATGACTGGTCCCTTCCAGGCAACGCCAAACTGCTTGTAGGTCGACCTAAGAGTTCATCCTGCAAAGCAGCCAGAGCCTGAGGAGGGATCTGACCAGAAGCAGCCAAAGCCTGGAATTCCAGTCCTCCTAGTGGGGCAACTTTAGCACTAGAAGCAGGTGCAACAAATGGATGAGGTATTCCAGCATGATGCTGAGCTATTCTCTTCAGATAGAGTCTGAATTTCTgcacaaagaaaaaaattgaatttcATCACCATTGGTGCCATTTATACCATGTTTCAAGCTATGAAAAAGAATGAGGTTCATGGATTTTTGGTTGGACTTGAAGCTGAACAGATGAGCAATACAAATTGGTAAACTTCATGGAATTTCATAGGGTACTCCAAAATGCAAAATGGAAGGAGGATACATCCCTCATTTAAGAACAGTTTCAGAGCAATGTCTGCAGCTAAGCACTTATGGAAATACTGCAAAAGTTGTTTATTTTGTGATGATCTGTTGCTGAGGAGAGTTTGACGCTCATTTAAGAATAGTTTCAGATCAACATGTTTTCACAATATTCTCAGCCAAAAAACGTAGAGTTTGAGTCTTCGATGCACAATTGCATTCTACAACGAAAGAATGGAGAAGCGCTATAACAACAAAAAAGCATAAGTCACTCAAATCTGAGTTCACTCAAGCAGGAAGCCCTCTATTTATTATATCACTAACAAAGCCAGATTAAATTTTGGTTGAGCACTGAGGTGTAAAATGTATGGGTGCAGAAGTGGCAACATCATGCAAAGATAAGGTACTCAAAAAGGTAATGCGATCAAAAGGCCAGAATCAAAACCTGCAAATGGCTGGCAACATTTTCCCTAGTTAAGCCAGGGACATTCATCAACTCCAAAATTTTCTTTGGAACAGCTTCTGcagaaaatataaaataaatgtaAGCATGATGGTGCATAGATGACTAAGCTCCAAGGGTCAAGTTTTTAACAGTAATCAACAGCACTCAAAACCAATCAAGAAGGCACATAACTGGCAATGCAAATTTACAGCAATTCACTGTCTCAAAAAACTACAAAAGCAAGTAGCAAAGCTTACTGTCTATCCCAAGGTGATTGACTGCATTCACAAATTGTTGATGAAGCTCAACTGACCAAACAACTCTTGGTTTCTTTGATGTAGAAGAAGGATCGCCATTTTCCATGTCAGCTTCatcctcttctttctctcttttctttttctgggaTTTCCAACTACCATCGCCTCCATCATTTGCAGAGGAAGCGTATTCATTATCATTATTGGTTGCTCTGTTACGATCGGTATCATCAAGGCTACCTGAATGCTCATGATCCTTGTTTTCATTAAATTTTTTCCTAACAACATGTTGCCAGATGTTTTTCAACTCCTCCATTCTGACTGGTTTTATTAAATAGTCACATGCTCCATGTTTTATTCCCTTCATCACAATATCCGTTCTTGAATCAGCAGACATCACTGCAAGTTTCATCAAGTATCAGTAATCATTCAAAGAACACATGTTAACATACTGAACAAAAAGAAcggaagaaaaaacaaaaatatacTTACTAATAACTGGAAGGTCCATCTCAAGGCCTACATGTTCAAGTAACCTGAATCCATCCATATCTGGCATGTGTACATCACTTATTATAACATCAAAACCACGCCTATTCTCTCGCAACATAGTTAGGGCTCTTGTAGCCTGAGGACATGTCGTCActgcaaaacaaaagaaaaggtcGACAATGCTTAAACTTTAAAGAACGTATACAAGGAAATTCAACAACGCAAATCAAGTAAAATTTGAGACTGACGCATCCTTATTATGCAAGAACAAGCTAGCATAGAAAGATTCTTTGCCTACAAAATACAAAGTTCCTGAAAATGTGGAtctaaaagaaaacaaataaaacCCATAAACATGCAGCATTGTGTCATGGAGCAACAAGAA encodes the following:
- the LOC101755278 gene encoding two-component response regulator ORR21; translation: MAAAAEARGADFPVGMKVLVVDDDPTCLVVLKRMLLECRYDVTTCPQATRALTMLRENRRGFDVIISDVHMPDMDGFRLLEHVGLEMDLPVIMMSADSRTDIVMKGIKHGACDYLIKPVRMEELKNIWQHVVRKKFNENKDHEHSGSLDDTDRNRATNNDNEYASSANDGGDGSWKSQKKKREKEEDEADMENGDPSSTSKKPRVVWSVELHQQFVNAVNHLGIDKAVPKKILELMNVPGLTRENVASHLQKFRLYLKRIAQHHAGIPHPFVAPASSAKVAPLGGLEFQALAASGQIPPQALAALQDELLGRPTSSLALPGRDQSSLRLAAIKGNKPHGEREIAFGQPIYKSQSTAYGACCSPAGGGFPSFAAWPNNKLGMADSPSALGNVSNPQNSNLLLHELQQQPDTLLPGTLHNIDVKPSGIVMPSQSLNAFPASEGISPNQNPLVIASQSPSFLASIPPSMKHEPLLASSSPSNSLLGGIDMVNQASTSQPLISTHGANLPGLMNRSSNAMPSPAISNFQSGNNRYMVNQNAMGVSSRTPDVLKTESTDSLSRSYGYIGGGTSVDSGLLSSQIKNPQYGLLQSPNDGTGSWSPSQDIDSYGNTLGQGHPGSSSSNFQSSNVALGKLPDQGRGRNHGFVGKGNCIPSRFAVDEVESPTNNLSHSIGSSRDIVNPDIFGFSGQM